One stretch of Actinacidiphila sp. DG2A-62 DNA includes these proteins:
- the rpsT gene encoding 30S ribosomal protein S20, translating into MANIKSQIKRNKTNEKARLRNKAVKSELKTAIRRTREAVAAGDAEKAGAAAAYAAKKLDKAVSKGVIHKNQAANKKSALAHSVASLQG; encoded by the coding sequence GTGGCGAACATCAAGTCCCAGATCAAGCGCAACAAGACCAACGAGAAGGCGCGCCTGCGCAACAAGGCCGTCAAGTCCGAGCTGAAGACCGCGATCCGCCGCACCCGTGAGGCCGTGGCCGCCGGTGACGCGGAGAAGGCCGGTGCCGCCGCCGCCTACGCCGCCAAGAAGCTCGACAAGGCGGTCAGCAAGGGCGTCATCCACAAGAACCAGGCCGCCAACAAGAAGTCGGCGCTGGCCCACTCGGTCGCCTCGCTCCAGGGCTGA
- a CDS encoding helix-turn-helix domain-containing protein, whose amino-acid sequence MRPQVHLSDPRALRAYAHPVRMALVGLLRREGPRTATQAAPLVGESVASCSYHLRMLAKYGLVEEADPDGPGRDKPWRATAEYTDWPGWSDDPAVASAAEALTLAVAENQFHRMARAMERRHKLPREWQEAEGFSDVTLYLTAEELNSLGRRVEALFQEYGDRVAHPERRPAGARRVVCLNAGFVAPEPEPEPGPERPAAGEARADPPAGEPS is encoded by the coding sequence ATGCGACCCCAGGTCCACCTCAGCGACCCCCGTGCCCTGCGCGCCTACGCGCACCCCGTGCGGATGGCCCTGGTCGGGCTGCTGCGCCGGGAGGGCCCGCGCACCGCGACGCAGGCCGCCCCGCTGGTCGGGGAGTCGGTCGCCAGCTGCTCGTACCACCTGCGGATGCTGGCCAAGTACGGGCTGGTGGAGGAGGCCGACCCGGACGGCCCCGGGCGGGACAAGCCATGGCGAGCCACCGCGGAGTACACCGACTGGCCGGGCTGGTCGGACGACCCCGCGGTCGCCTCGGCGGCCGAGGCGCTGACGCTGGCGGTGGCGGAGAACCAGTTCCACCGGATGGCCAGGGCGATGGAGAGGCGCCACAAGCTGCCCCGGGAGTGGCAGGAGGCCGAAGGGTTCAGCGACGTCACCCTGTATCTCACGGCGGAGGAGCTGAACAGCCTCGGGCGGCGCGTCGAGGCACTCTTCCAGGAGTACGGCGACCGCGTCGCGCACCCCGAGCGCAGGCCCGCGGGCGCCCGCAGGGTGGTGTGCCTGAACGCCGGCTTCGTGGCGCCGGAGCCCGAGCCCGAACCGGGGCCGGAGCGGCCGGCCGCCGGCGAGGCCCGGGCCGATCCGCCCGCCGGGGAGCCGTCGTGA
- the holA gene encoding DNA polymerase III subunit delta, giving the protein MARKSAPDDVLAPLTLAVGQEDLLLDRAVREVVDAARAADPDTDVRDLTPEALQPGTLAELTSPSLFAERKVVVVRAAQDLSADTVKDVKAYLAAPVEEITLVLLHAGGAKGKALLDAARKAGAREVACPKMTKPADRLAFVRGEFRTLGRSVTPEAAQALVDAIGSDLRELASACAQLTADTDGAVDVAVVARYYTGRAEATGFEVADLAVTGRAAEALERLRWALSVGQPLPGITFALASGVRAIGKVASAPRGANPGQLARDLGMPPWKIDRVRQQVRGWTADGVSVALRAVAEADAAVKGGGADPAYALEKAVVAVARASRSRA; this is encoded by the coding sequence ATGGCCAGGAAGAGCGCACCCGACGACGTCCTCGCTCCGCTCACCCTCGCGGTGGGCCAGGAGGACCTGCTGCTGGACCGCGCCGTGCGCGAGGTGGTCGACGCCGCCCGCGCCGCCGACCCGGACACCGACGTGAGGGACCTGACGCCCGAGGCGCTGCAGCCCGGCACGCTGGCGGAGTTGACCAGCCCGTCGCTGTTCGCCGAGCGCAAGGTCGTGGTGGTGCGCGCCGCGCAGGACCTGTCGGCGGACACGGTCAAGGACGTCAAGGCGTATCTGGCCGCGCCCGTCGAGGAGATCACCCTGGTGCTGCTGCACGCCGGCGGCGCCAAGGGGAAGGCGCTGCTGGACGCCGCGCGCAAGGCCGGGGCGCGCGAGGTGGCCTGCCCGAAGATGACCAAGCCCGCCGACCGGCTGGCCTTCGTCCGGGGCGAGTTCCGCACCCTCGGCCGCTCGGTGACCCCCGAGGCGGCCCAGGCGCTGGTCGACGCCATCGGCAGCGATCTGCGCGAACTGGCCAGCGCCTGTGCCCAGTTGACCGCCGACACCGACGGCGCCGTGGACGTCGCGGTGGTCGCGCGCTACTACACCGGGCGGGCCGAGGCCACCGGCTTCGAGGTCGCCGACCTGGCGGTCACCGGCCGCGCCGCGGAGGCGCTGGAGCGGCTGCGCTGGGCCCTGTCGGTCGGCCAGCCGCTGCCCGGCATCACCTTCGCGCTGGCCTCCGGGGTGCGCGCGATCGGCAAGGTGGCCTCCGCGCCGCGCGGCGCCAACCCCGGCCAGCTCGCCCGCGACCTCGGGATGCCGCCGTGGAAGATCGACCGGGTCAGGCAGCAGGTCCGCGGCTGGACCGCGGACGGCGTCTCGGTGGCGCTGCGGGCCGTCGCCGAGGCCGACGCCGCCGTCAAGGGCGGCGGCGCGGACCCGGCGTACGCACTGGAGAAGGCCGTCGTCGCCGTGGCCCGCGCCTCCCGCTCCCGCGCCTGA
- the rsfS gene encoding ribosome silencing factor, with amino-acid sequence MTATDRSVELTRTAAQAAADKLAHDVIAYDVSDVLSITDAFLVASAPNDRQVKAIVDAIEETLLKELDAKPVRREGERDGRWVLLDYVDIVVHVQHSEERVFYALERLWKDCPEIALPEDAVATRGKGAAHAQAMAAAEDEGA; translated from the coding sequence GTGACCGCCACCGACCGCTCCGTCGAGCTGACCCGCACCGCCGCCCAGGCGGCCGCCGACAAGCTCGCGCACGACGTCATCGCCTATGACGTCAGTGACGTCCTCTCCATCACCGACGCCTTCCTGGTGGCCTCGGCGCCCAACGACCGCCAGGTCAAGGCGATCGTGGACGCCATCGAGGAGACCCTGCTCAAGGAGCTGGACGCCAAGCCGGTGCGGCGCGAGGGGGAGCGGGACGGCCGCTGGGTGCTGCTGGACTACGTCGACATCGTGGTCCACGTGCAGCACTCCGAGGAGCGCGTGTTCTACGCGCTCGAACGGCTGTGGAAGGACTGCCCGGAGATCGCGCTGCCCGAGGACGCGGTCGCCACCCGCGGCAAGGGCGCCGCTCACGCCCAGGCGATGGCCGCGGCCGAGGACGAGGGGGCCTGA
- a CDS encoding MFS transporter, with the protein MTDPSRTSAPPASAASAGPAASAAPAAPAVPAGSANAPAAPGHAPAARPGLLLTVILTGQFMALLDVFIVNVAAPTIRTDLHASGAGLQLVIAGYTISYAVLLITGARLGDMIGHRRLFLIGLAVFTAASLACGLAQSTGQLIGFRFVQGAGSAMMIPQVLSLLQLNFTGPARTRAMSVYSAVLSSGAALGQSIGGVLVSADLFGAGWRPVFLVNVPIGVVLLALAPRLLPADAPAAAGRRRGLDLPGLLALGAAVTLFTVPLVLGQQEGWPVWGWVCLGLSVLLFAAFTVIEARLGRRGGSPLVSPRVLRAPGMARSVTVLALTMAVNAGFLFAVALHLQSGLGFSALRTGLTFAVTAVCFGGAGLTWSRLPNSWWPRLASAGLLLSAASFAAVGLALRGGGHGGPLLYVALLTLGAGLALGFSPTFTLALSKVAPKDAADASGLLATVTQLGQLIGVATLGTLYLNRLSGVGAHPSAHAFAVTAAALTAVAAVGAVLAVGRARTPDEAAVRPAAGTPRAPAQPAAGSPAPDAAGDSARSAGSAGSGSAG; encoded by the coding sequence ATGACCGATCCGTCCCGCACGTCCGCCCCGCCCGCCTCCGCCGCCTCCGCAGGGCCCGCCGCCTCCGCAGCGCCCGCCGCGCCCGCCGTCCCGGCCGGCTCGGCGAACGCCCCCGCCGCCCCTGGCCACGCCCCCGCCGCCCGCCCCGGGCTGCTGCTCACCGTCATCCTCACCGGCCAGTTCATGGCCCTGCTCGACGTGTTCATCGTCAACGTCGCCGCGCCCACCATCCGTACCGACCTGCACGCCTCGGGCGCCGGTCTGCAGCTGGTGATCGCCGGCTACACCATCTCCTACGCGGTGCTGCTGATCACCGGCGCCCGGCTCGGCGACATGATCGGCCACCGCCGGCTCTTCCTGATCGGCCTCGCGGTCTTCACCGCGGCCTCGCTGGCCTGCGGGCTGGCGCAGAGCACCGGCCAGCTGATCGGCTTCCGGTTCGTGCAGGGCGCGGGCTCGGCGATGATGATCCCGCAGGTGCTGAGCCTGCTCCAGCTGAACTTCACCGGCCCGGCGCGCACCCGCGCGATGAGCGTGTACTCCGCGGTGCTCTCCTCGGGCGCCGCGCTCGGCCAGTCGATCGGCGGCGTGCTGGTCAGCGCCGACCTGTTCGGCGCGGGCTGGCGGCCGGTCTTCCTGGTGAACGTGCCGATCGGCGTGGTGCTGCTGGCGCTCGCGCCGCGACTGCTGCCCGCGGACGCGCCCGCCGCTGCCGGCCGCCGGCGCGGCCTGGACCTGCCGGGGCTGCTGGCGCTCGGCGCCGCGGTGACCTTGTTCACCGTGCCGCTGGTGCTCGGCCAGCAGGAGGGCTGGCCGGTGTGGGGCTGGGTGTGCCTGGGCCTGAGCGTGCTGCTGTTCGCGGCCTTCACCGTGATCGAGGCGCGGCTCGGCCGGCGCGGCGGCTCCCCGCTGGTGTCGCCGCGGGTGCTGAGGGCGCCCGGCATGGCCCGGTCGGTCACCGTGCTCGCGCTGACCATGGCGGTCAACGCCGGCTTCCTCTTCGCGGTCGCGCTGCACCTGCAGTCCGGCCTCGGCTTCAGCGCGCTGCGCACCGGGCTGACCTTCGCGGTGACCGCGGTGTGCTTCGGCGGGGCGGGCCTGACCTGGTCCCGGCTGCCGAACTCCTGGTGGCCCCGGCTCGCCTCGGCCGGCCTGCTGCTGTCCGCGGCGTCGTTCGCGGCGGTCGGCCTGGCGCTGCGCGGCGGCGGCCACGGCGGCCCGCTGCTGTACGTGGCGCTGCTGACCCTCGGCGCCGGGCTGGCGCTGGGCTTCAGCCCGACGTTCACCCTCGCGCTGTCGAAGGTCGCGCCCAAGGACGCGGCGGACGCCAGCGGGCTGCTGGCCACGGTGACGCAGCTGGGTCAGCTGATCGGCGTCGCCACCCTCGGCACGCTCTACCTCAACCGGCTGAGCGGCGTCGGCGCACACCCGTCCGCGCACGCCTTCGCGGTCACCGCCGCGGCGCTCACCGCGGTCGCGGCGGTCGGCGCGGTGCTCGCGGTGGGCCGCGCGCGGACACCGGACGAGGCGGCGGTCCGCCCGGCCGCGGGGACGCCCCGGGCCCCCGCTCAGCCCGCGGCCGGTTCCCCGGCCCCGGACGCCGCCGGCGACTCCGCCCGCTCCGCCGGGTCGGCCGGCTCCGGCAGCGCCGGGTAG
- a CDS encoding ComEA family DNA-binding protein: MRQRTAAIFGAAAASDARLADPLPGAPVFGDGPVGRLRTWLFVRCGFEFRTVVALAVVLIAAGGLAFQHYWSGRPHAVRVPPPTAVAPARLPPAVGPAKPAAAVQVTVDVAGKVAKPGLRRLPKGARVADALAAAGGPLPGTDTTALNLARTLTDGEQILVGVHPPPPADPSATAPAAPGAPVSLTSATPAQLDALPGVGPVLAQHIVDFRTQHGGFTSLQQLRQIPGIGPRKFATLQPLVQP; the protein is encoded by the coding sequence ATGCGGCAGCGCACCGCCGCGATCTTCGGGGCGGCGGCCGCGTCCGACGCGCGGCTGGCCGACCCGCTGCCCGGCGCGCCCGTCTTCGGCGACGGACCGGTCGGACGGCTGCGGACCTGGCTGTTCGTGCGGTGCGGGTTCGAGTTCAGGACGGTGGTCGCGCTGGCCGTCGTACTGATCGCCGCCGGCGGGCTGGCCTTCCAGCACTACTGGTCGGGACGCCCCCACGCGGTACGGGTGCCGCCGCCCACGGCCGTAGCCCCCGCACGCCTTCCGCCCGCGGTCGGGCCGGCGAAGCCCGCCGCTGCGGTCCAGGTCACCGTCGACGTCGCCGGCAAGGTCGCGAAGCCGGGTCTGCGCCGTCTTCCCAAGGGCGCCCGCGTCGCCGACGCCCTGGCCGCGGCCGGCGGCCCGCTCCCCGGCACGGACACCACCGCCCTCAACCTCGCCCGCACCCTCACCGACGGCGAACAGATCCTCGTCGGCGTCCACCCGCCGCCCCCGGCCGACCCCTCGGCCACGGCCCCGGCCGCGCCCGGGGCCCCGGTCAGCCTCACCTCCGCCACCCCGGCCCAGCTCGACGCCCTCCCCGGCGTGGGACCCGTCCTCGCCCAGCACATCGTCGACTTCCGCACGCAGCACGGAGGCTTCACCTCCCTCCAGCAGCTCCGCCAGATCCCCGGCATCGGCCCCCGCAAGTTCGCCACCCTCCAGCCCCTGGTCCAGCCATGA
- a CDS encoding DegV family protein: MPPHVAIVTDSTAYLGDDALSAHGITVVPLTVVIGDEAFEEGTEISAPAVAHALQRRHPVTTSRPSPAEFAAAYGAAAASGADAIVSLHLSADFSGTYDAASVAAKDAPVPVRVVDTGMVAMALGFTVLAAAETAASGGTVDEVVAAAEKRAADTSAFFYVDTLDYLRRGGRIGAAQALFGSALAVKPLLRLADGRIELLEKVRTASKAISRLEEIVAEQAGARRVDLAVHHLAAADRAAALAERLRERVPGLDGLVVSEVGAVIGAHAGPGLLGVVVSPH; this comes from the coding sequence ATGCCCCCGCACGTCGCCATCGTCACGGATTCCACCGCTTACCTGGGCGACGACGCCCTGTCGGCCCACGGCATCACGGTCGTCCCGCTCACCGTGGTGATCGGCGACGAGGCGTTCGAGGAGGGCACCGAGATCTCCGCGCCGGCCGTCGCGCACGCGCTCCAGCGCCGCCATCCGGTCACCACGTCGCGGCCGTCCCCCGCCGAGTTCGCCGCCGCCTACGGGGCCGCCGCGGCGTCCGGCGCGGACGCGATCGTCTCGCTCCACCTGTCCGCGGACTTCTCCGGCACCTACGACGCGGCGAGCGTCGCCGCGAAGGACGCGCCCGTGCCGGTGCGGGTGGTCGACACGGGCATGGTCGCCATGGCGCTCGGCTTCACCGTGCTGGCCGCCGCCGAGACCGCCGCGTCCGGCGGCACCGTGGACGAGGTCGTGGCGGCGGCCGAGAAGCGCGCGGCCGACACCTCGGCGTTCTTCTACGTCGACACGCTCGACTACCTGCGCCGGGGCGGCCGGATCGGCGCCGCCCAGGCGCTCTTCGGCTCGGCGCTCGCGGTCAAGCCGCTGCTGCGCCTGGCGGACGGGCGGATCGAGCTGCTGGAGAAGGTGCGGACGGCGTCCAAGGCGATCAGCCGCCTGGAGGAGATCGTGGCGGAGCAGGCTGGCGCCCGCCGCGTCGACCTCGCCGTCCACCACCTCGCCGCGGCCGACCGCGCGGCCGCTCTCGCCGAACGGCTGCGCGAGCGGGTGCCGGGCCTCGACGGGCTGGTCGTCAGCGAGGTCGGCGCGGTGATCGGCGCACACGCGGGGCCGGGGCTGCTGGGGGTCGTGGTGTCGCCGCACTGA
- a CDS encoding S53 family peptidase → MRFERKRTRAALVAAAALPLVAGALALGTQSASADQPSGRQLLTGTKPQWATAQADQGAAADSGKVTARVYLAGKDAKGLAAYAQAVSDPNSASYGHYLTAAQTQARFGATAAQRAAVTKWLTSAGLKVTGGNQHYLTVTGDVAAAEKAFGTTLHNYSKAGKTYRAPAATASAPASLNGAVLTVTGLDTAPKKVSHDDTLPPPDAVFKNAGPFSTYFGSNTNTKLPDAYGVKAPYAIKGYTGEQLRAAYGAGKYTGKGVRVAITDAYASPYIAQDAAQYAKRNGDQKYKAGQLTQVLPSDYTKTDECGASGWYGEETLDVEAVHALAPDANIVYVGGASCYDDDLLDALNKVVDGHLADIVSNSWGDVEANETPDVAAAYDQVFQQGAVEGIGFYFSSGDAGDNVASTGVKQADTPGNSPWATSVGGTSLAVGKNDTYQWETGWGTERAPLSADGKTWTGFPGPYTSGAGGGTSKLYAQPFYQRGVVPDSLALANGGSVKQRVEPDIAAVADPNTGFLVGQTQTFPDGSLQYSEYRIGGTSLAAPVIAGVQALAQQARHGIAIGFANPLIYNQYGTSVYHDVTDHPLGQGRDLAVVRVDFANSFDSSDGVITSLRSLGKDASLHATVGYDDVTGVGTPAKGYVTSSLPKR, encoded by the coding sequence ATGAGATTTGAGCGCAAGAGAACGCGCGCCGCACTCGTGGCAGCCGCGGCCCTGCCGCTGGTGGCCGGCGCGCTCGCGCTTGGCACGCAGTCCGCGTCGGCCGATCAGCCGAGCGGGCGCCAGCTCCTGACCGGAACCAAGCCGCAGTGGGCCACCGCCCAGGCGGACCAGGGCGCCGCCGCCGACTCCGGCAAGGTGACCGCCCGCGTCTACCTGGCCGGCAAGGACGCCAAGGGCCTCGCGGCCTACGCGCAGGCGGTGTCCGACCCGAACTCGGCGAGCTACGGCCACTACCTGACGGCGGCTCAGACCCAGGCCCGCTTCGGCGCGACCGCGGCGCAGCGCGCCGCCGTCACCAAGTGGCTGACGTCGGCCGGCCTGAAGGTCACCGGCGGGAACCAGCACTACCTCACCGTCACCGGTGACGTGGCCGCCGCCGAGAAGGCCTTCGGCACCACGCTGCACAACTACTCCAAGGCCGGCAAGACCTACCGCGCCCCCGCGGCCACGGCCTCCGCCCCCGCGTCGCTGAACGGCGCCGTGCTGACCGTCACCGGCCTGGACACGGCGCCGAAGAAGGTCAGCCACGACGACACGCTGCCGCCGCCGGACGCGGTGTTCAAGAACGCCGGGCCGTTCTCCACGTACTTCGGCTCCAACACCAACACCAAGCTTCCCGACGCGTACGGCGTCAAGGCCCCGTACGCGATCAAGGGCTACACCGGTGAGCAGCTGCGCGCCGCGTACGGCGCCGGCAAGTACACCGGCAAGGGCGTCCGGGTGGCGATCACCGACGCGTACGCCTCCCCGTACATCGCCCAGGACGCCGCGCAGTACGCCAAGCGCAACGGCGACCAGAAGTACAAGGCCGGCCAGCTCACCCAGGTGCTGCCCAGCGACTACACCAAGACCGACGAGTGCGGCGCGTCCGGCTGGTACGGCGAGGAGACCCTCGACGTCGAGGCCGTGCACGCGCTCGCGCCCGACGCGAACATCGTGTACGTCGGCGGCGCCTCCTGCTACGACGACGACCTGCTCGACGCCCTGAACAAGGTCGTCGACGGCCACCTCGCCGACATCGTCTCCAACTCCTGGGGCGACGTCGAGGCCAACGAGACCCCGGACGTGGCCGCGGCCTACGACCAGGTCTTCCAGCAGGGCGCGGTCGAGGGCATCGGCTTCTACTTCTCCTCCGGCGACGCGGGCGACAACGTCGCCTCCACCGGTGTGAAGCAGGCCGACACCCCCGGCAACTCCCCGTGGGCCACCTCCGTCGGCGGCACCTCGCTGGCGGTCGGCAAGAACGACACGTACCAGTGGGAGACCGGCTGGGGCACCGAGCGCGCCCCGCTGTCCGCCGACGGCAAGACCTGGACCGGCTTCCCCGGCCCGTACACCTCCGGCGCCGGCGGCGGCACCAGCAAGCTCTACGCGCAGCCGTTCTACCAGCGCGGCGTCGTGCCGGACTCGCTCGCCCTGGCCAACGGCGGCAGCGTCAAGCAGCGCGTCGAGCCGGACATCGCGGCGGTCGCGGACCCGAACACCGGCTTCCTGGTCGGCCAGACCCAGACGTTCCCCGACGGGTCGCTGCAGTACAGCGAGTACCGGATCGGCGGCACCTCGCTCGCCGCGCCGGTGATCGCGGGCGTCCAGGCGCTGGCCCAGCAGGCCCGCCACGGCATCGCGATCGGCTTCGCCAACCCGCTGATCTACAACCAGTACGGCACGTCCGTCTACCACGACGTCACCGACCACCCGCTGGGCCAGGGTCGTGACCTCGCGGTGGTCCGGGTGGACTTCGCGAACTCCTTCGACTCCTCGGACGGTGTCATCACCTCCCTGCGGAGCCTCGGCAAGGACGCCTCGCTGCACGCCACCGTGGGCTACGACGACGTCACCGGCGTGGGCACGCCCGCCAAGGGCTACGTGACCTCGTCGCTGCCCAAGCGCTGA
- a CDS encoding helix-turn-helix transcriptional regulator: MAVQPTVRSRGGAQQARRTELAAFLRSRRARITPEDVGMPPGLRRRTPGLRREEVAQLAGVGVTWYTWLEQGRPINASVQVLDAVARVLQLDVTEREHLYRLAGIPFVPEPVSDVEAVGAEVQGVLDALCPLPAVVLNARYDVQASNVAYRTLWPMASMVERWERNIIYKLFTVPDCCSTIVNSSEEVPWMVAQLRRSYGRHVGEPAWESFIALLLKESPHFAQLWARADVAAPGRRVKIFRHQTVGTIELTSMSLSIDGMAEHRIVVYTPVAEEDRLRMQRLRDIDDPVIGCPVHGRPLSEVLADGARPTPSRRTA, encoded by the coding sequence ATGGCAGTCCAGCCGACGGTCCGCTCCCGCGGCGGCGCGCAGCAGGCGCGCCGTACCGAGCTCGCGGCCTTCCTGCGCAGCCGCCGGGCCCGGATCACACCGGAGGACGTCGGCATGCCGCCGGGGCTGCGCCGCCGCACGCCCGGACTGCGCCGCGAGGAGGTCGCGCAGCTCGCCGGGGTGGGCGTCACCTGGTACACGTGGCTGGAGCAGGGCCGCCCGATCAACGCCAGCGTGCAGGTGCTCGACGCGGTCGCCCGGGTGCTCCAGCTCGACGTCACCGAACGCGAGCACCTCTACCGGCTGGCCGGCATCCCCTTCGTGCCCGAGCCGGTCTCCGACGTCGAGGCGGTCGGCGCGGAGGTGCAGGGCGTGCTGGACGCCCTCTGCCCGCTGCCCGCGGTGGTCCTCAACGCGCGCTACGACGTCCAGGCCTCGAACGTGGCGTACCGGACGCTGTGGCCGATGGCGTCGATGGTGGAGCGCTGGGAGCGCAACATCATCTACAAGCTGTTCACCGTCCCCGACTGCTGCTCGACCATCGTCAACAGCAGCGAGGAGGTGCCGTGGATGGTGGCCCAGCTGCGCCGCTCTTACGGGCGGCACGTCGGCGAGCCGGCCTGGGAGTCGTTCATCGCGCTGCTGCTCAAGGAGAGCCCGCACTTCGCCCAGCTGTGGGCGCGCGCGGACGTGGCCGCGCCGGGCCGCCGGGTGAAGATCTTCCGCCACCAGACGGTCGGCACGATCGAGCTGACCTCGATGTCGCTGAGCATCGACGGCATGGCCGAGCACCGCATCGTCGTCTACACCCCGGTCGCCGAGGAGGACCGCCTGCGGATGCAGCGGCTGCGCGACATCGACGATCCCGTCATCGGCTGCCCGGTGCACGGCCGCCCGCTGTCCGAGGTCCTGGCGGACGGCGCCCGGCCCACCCCGTCCCGCCGCACCGCCTGA
- a CDS encoding histidine phosphatase family protein, with the protein MSTTKRRGRRIVLWRHGQTAWNLEQRFQGGTDIALTAEGVLQARRAARLLAALRPDMIISSTLRRAVDTAAELTAVTGLPALLDDGLRETYAGAWQGLTHTEINERFGEEYAAWKRGEPVRRGGGELETEVADRAAPVVQAAADKLPEDGVLVVVSHGGTIRTTIGRLIGLDPVSWESLGGLSNCCWSVLGEGVRGWRLTEHNAGTLPEPVLGDDT; encoded by the coding sequence CTGAGCACCACCAAGAGGCGCGGCCGGCGGATCGTGCTGTGGAGGCACGGCCAGACCGCGTGGAATCTGGAGCAGCGCTTCCAGGGCGGCACGGACATCGCGCTGACCGCGGAGGGCGTGCTGCAGGCGCGGCGGGCCGCCCGGCTGCTGGCCGCGCTGCGTCCGGACATGATCATCTCCTCCACGCTGCGGCGGGCCGTGGACACCGCGGCCGAGCTGACGGCGGTCACCGGGCTGCCCGCCCTGCTGGACGACGGCCTGCGGGAGACCTACGCCGGCGCCTGGCAGGGCCTGACCCACACCGAGATCAACGAGCGCTTCGGCGAGGAGTACGCCGCGTGGAAGCGCGGCGAGCCGGTGCGCAGGGGCGGCGGCGAACTGGAGACCGAGGTCGCCGACCGCGCCGCGCCCGTGGTGCAGGCGGCGGCCGACAAGCTGCCCGAGGACGGCGTGCTCGTCGTGGTCAGCCACGGCGGCACGATCCGCACCACCATCGGCCGGCTGATCGGTCTCGACCCGGTCAGCTGGGAGTCGCTGGGCGGCCTGTCCAACTGCTGCTGGTCGGTGCTCGGCGAGGGCGTGCGCGGCTGGCGCCTCACCGAGCACAACGCGGGCACGCTCCCCGAGCCGGTCCTCGGCGACGACACCTAG